In Citrus sinensis cultivar Valencia sweet orange chromosome 4, DVS_A1.0, whole genome shotgun sequence, one DNA window encodes the following:
- the LOC102630260 gene encoding uncharacterized protein LOC102630260 yields the protein MGGGFSSTTTDSYNPNSYSDSPIHTDSQNSNFSPNSVNPNMSSSDNRNQPQAPQSSITDTQKTLEPKPQSSDSSTDTKLEKSQEGKETVSDNGEEIEGEEEEEEGECGFCLFMKGGGCKDSFVNWEKCVEEAEQNKEDVVEKCFEVTSTLRKCMEAHADYYEPILRAEKAAQEEANKELEKEKAAEELQKQKDSLGEGNVGAN from the coding sequence ATGGGAGGCGGCTTCTCTTCAACAACAACCGATTCTTACAACCCTAACTCGTATTCTGACTCACCGATTCATACAGAttctcaaaattcaaacttttctCCTAACTCAGTAAACCCTAATATGTCCTCTTCAGATAACAGGAACCAACCACAAGCCCCACAGAGCTCAATCACTGACACCCAAAAAACCCTAGAACCAAAACCCCAATCTTCAGATTCATCAACTGACaccaaattagaaaaatcCCAAGAAGGGAAAGAGACAGTGAGTGATAATGGAGAGGAAATTGAAggtgaagaagaggaagaagagggAGAGTGCGGATTTTGCCTGTTTATGAAGGGCGGTGGATGCAAAGATAGCTTTGTAAACTGGGAGAAATGTGTGGAAGAAGCTGAGCAGAACAAGGAAGATGTTGTTGAGAAATGCTTTGAAGTGACCAGTACTTTGAGAAAGTGTATGGAGGCTCATGCTGATTACTATGAGCCTATTTTACGCGCTGAGAAGGCCGCTCAGGAAGAGGCCAATAAGGAGTTGGAGAAAGAGAAGGCCGCTGAGGAATTGCAGAAGCAGAAGGATTCTTTAGGAGAGGGAAATGTAGGTGCAAATTGA